A single genomic interval of Phycisphaerae bacterium harbors:
- a CDS encoding CBS domain-containing protein, translating into TITDRDITIRVTAEGLDPTTTSVSEAMTEGVVHCREDESIERAAELMEERQIRRLVVVDEDNRPVGIVSLGDLAVRVHDDRLTGEVTERVSEPAKIRR; encoded by the coding sequence ACGATCACCGACCGCGACATCACGATTCGGGTGACCGCTGAGGGGTTGGACCCGACGACCACCAGCGTCAGCGAGGCGATGACCGAAGGCGTGGTTCACTGCCGCGAGGACGAGTCGATCGAGCGGGCGGCTGAGTTGATGGAAGAGCGGCAGATCCGGCGGCTCGTGGTGGTCGATGAGGACAACCGGCCGGTGGGCATCGTCTCGCTGGGCGACCTGGCGGTGCGGGTTCACGATGACCGGTTGACCGGCGAGGTGACCGAGCGGGTCTCCGAGCCGGCCAAGATACGCCGGTAA